The proteins below are encoded in one region of Enhydrobacter sp.:
- a CDS encoding response regulator transcription factor yields the protein MTETLSARSFLIADDHPMVRDALSTVLSQSFPGAVIGLAGSLAETQAALEHQPDTDALLLDLDMPGMEGLTGLALLRSDWPTVPIIVVSAARDAAIARRTHDLGASAYVEKSASLEEIAATVRAVLDGEIIAPPEAGAGDSFAQRATQLTPQQWRVLALMVQGDQNKQIAYKLGVGEATVKAHVTVILRKLGVRSRTQAVIEARSLSLPTT from the coding sequence ATGACCGAAACCCTGTCCGCGCGCAGCTTTCTGATCGCCGACGACCATCCGATGGTCCGCGATGCGCTGAGCACCGTCCTGTCGCAAAGCTTCCCGGGCGCAGTCATCGGTCTCGCCGGCAGCCTTGCCGAGACGCAGGCGGCGCTGGAGCATCAGCCCGACACCGACGCCTTGCTGCTCGACCTCGACATGCCCGGCATGGAGGGCCTGACGGGCCTGGCCCTCCTGCGTTCGGATTGGCCGACCGTGCCGATTATCGTCGTCTCCGCGGCGCGCGACGCCGCCATCGCACGGCGCACGCACGACCTCGGCGCTTCGGCTTATGTCGAAAAGTCGGCCTCGCTCGAGGAGATCGCGGCCACCGTGCGCGCGGTGCTCGACGGCGAGATCATCGCGCCACCCGAGGCCGGCGCGGGCGACAGCTTCGCCCAGCGCGCCACCCAGCTCACGCCGCAGCAATGGCGCGTGCTGGCGCTGATGGTGCAGGGCGACCAGAACAAGCAGATCGCCTACAAGCTCGGGGTGGGCGAAGCGACAGTCAAGGCACACGTCACGGTGATCCTGCGCAAGCTCGGCGTGCGCTCGCGCACGCAGGCCGTCATCGAAGCGCGCAGTCTGTCGCTGCCGACGACCTGA
- the ppa gene encoding inorganic diphosphatase, producing MNLDAIAIGRNPPDDVNVLIEVPIGGEPIKYEMDKAAGTLVVDRFLYTPMRYPGNYGFVPHTLSDDGDPIDVLIANTRPIIPGAVMNVRPLGVLRMEDDGGGDEKIIAVPTSQITQRYIHVKSYKDLPEITRQQIEHFFVHYKDLEPGKWVRLLGWGDVEEACGLIAAAIRRAGTKRS from the coding sequence ATGAATCTCGACGCCATCGCCATTGGCCGCAATCCGCCCGACGACGTCAATGTCCTCATCGAGGTCCCGATCGGCGGCGAGCCCATCAAGTACGAGATGGACAAGGCGGCGGGAACGCTAGTGGTCGACCGCTTCCTGTACACGCCCATGCGTTATCCCGGGAACTACGGTTTCGTGCCGCACACGCTGTCGGATGACGGCGATCCGATCGACGTGTTGATCGCCAACACCCGGCCGATCATCCCCGGGGCCGTCATGAACGTGCGGCCGCTCGGCGTGCTCAGGATGGAGGACGACGGCGGCGGCGACGAGAAGATCATCGCCGTGCCGACCTCACAGATCACCCAGCGCTACATCCATGTGAAGAGCTACAAGGACCTGCCGGAGATCACGCGCCAGCAGATCGAGCACTTCTTCGTCCATTACAAGGATCTCGAGCCCGGCAAATGGGTCAGGCTGCTGGGCTGGGGTGACGTCGAAGAGGCATGCGGCCTGATTGCGGCGGCCATTCGGCGCGCCGGGACGAAGCGATCATGA
- a CDS encoding response regulator — protein MSRRDTDGEGRTPEAAPASKPLAGRTVLVVEDNAEIAFELASILEEAGAAVVGPVASVQGAYDLMADRAIETALLDVTLRNSETAFPLADALAAQRIPFVFISGQSSALMPPRYRDRAFLNKPYHSDEVVELVLASLKSGL, from the coding sequence ATGAGCCGTCGCGATACCGACGGGGAGGGGCGGACGCCGGAAGCGGCGCCAGCCTCGAAGCCGCTTGCCGGGCGGACGGTCCTTGTGGTCGAGGACAATGCCGAGATTGCGTTCGAGCTTGCGTCGATCCTGGAGGAGGCGGGGGCCGCGGTCGTCGGGCCGGTCGCGTCGGTGCAGGGGGCCTACGACCTGATGGCCGACCGGGCCATCGAGACCGCGCTGCTGGACGTCACCCTGCGCAACAGCGAGACGGCGTTTCCGCTGGCCGATGCACTTGCCGCGCAGCGCATCCCCTTTGTCTTCATCTCCGGTCAGTCGAGTGCGCTCATGCCGCCGCGCTACCGTGATCGCGCCTTCCTGAACAAGCCGTACCACAGCGACGAGGTCGTCGAGCTGGTACTGGCGTCGCTGAAGTCCGGTCTCTAG
- a CDS encoding LLM class flavin-dependent oxidoreductase, with amino-acid sequence MPVRVIGMIGVAPPAGDATVHVIKGGISPSYLAAFAQAHEAAGFDLVLVGYTASSAEGFLVAQYAAHHTGRLGFLIAHRPGFVAPTLAARKIATFDHLTGGRLALHVISGASDAEQHGDGDFAPKEERYRRAAEYLEVMKLAWTSEQRFDFAGEFYHVQGAHSDVRPLRKPHPPLFFGGSSEGALAMGAKHCDVFAAFGEPLAATAERIAEFRARAAAYGRTPAFNMSFRPILAATEGAAWDRARRILASIRKPGDPTGFGNARKPLAQSARRLLDFAAKGETHDERLWMPIAEATGAVGNTSCLVGTPEQVARALLEYYKLGVHSFLLRGFDPFEDAVDFGRELIPRLRVGAEELDGAKAA; translated from the coding sequence ATGCCTGTACGGGTGATCGGCATGATCGGCGTGGCGCCGCCTGCCGGCGACGCCACGGTCCATGTCATCAAGGGTGGCATATCGCCCTCCTATCTGGCGGCGTTTGCCCAGGCGCACGAAGCGGCGGGATTCGATCTCGTGCTGGTCGGCTACACGGCCTCGTCGGCCGAAGGCTTCCTCGTCGCCCAGTATGCCGCGCACCATACCGGCCGCCTCGGCTTCCTGATCGCCCATCGGCCGGGCTTCGTTGCGCCGACCCTGGCGGCGCGTAAGATCGCGACCTTCGACCATCTCACCGGTGGACGCCTCGCACTCCATGTCATCTCCGGGGCGAGCGACGCCGAGCAGCATGGCGACGGCGATTTTGCGCCGAAGGAAGAGCGCTATCGACGCGCCGCGGAGTATCTCGAGGTGATGAAGCTCGCCTGGACGAGCGAGCAGCGGTTCGACTTCGCCGGCGAATTCTACCATGTCCAGGGAGCCCATTCCGACGTCCGGCCGTTGCGAAAGCCGCACCCGCCGCTGTTCTTCGGCGGTTCGTCCGAAGGGGCGCTGGCGATGGGTGCGAAGCATTGCGATGTGTTCGCGGCGTTCGGCGAGCCGCTTGCGGCGACGGCCGAGCGAATCGCCGAATTCCGGGCGCGCGCCGCAGCTTACGGCCGCACACCTGCTTTCAATATGTCGTTCCGGCCCATCCTTGCCGCCACCGAGGGAGCAGCGTGGGATCGCGCACGGCGGATTTTGGCCTCGATCCGGAAGCCGGGCGATCCAACGGGCTTCGGCAATGCCCGGAAGCCGCTCGCTCAGTCGGCCCGCCGCCTGCTCGACTTCGCGGCGAAGGGCGAGACCCATGACGAGCGGCTGTGGATGCCGATTGCCGAGGCGACAGGCGCGGTGGGCAATACCTCCTGCCTGGTCGGCACGCCCGAGCAGGTGGCACGGGCTCTGCTGGAATACTACAAGCTCGGCGTCCACTCGTTCCTGCTCCGCGGTTTCGACCCTTTCGAGGATGCCGTCGACTTCGGCCGCGAGCTGATCCCGCGGCTGCGGGTCGGCGCCGAGGAGCTGGACGGGGCAAAGGCCGCATGA
- a CDS encoding 2-hydroxychromene-2-carboxylate isomerase: MSKTIEFHWDLGSTNSYFALHLIKPVARKHGATVVPHPFNLGYVFRKQNYVLMEEPKAKLRNRRIDLMRWARRHGLPFRMPTKFPMKTSAALRGALAMRRFGREWEFMEEIFSAYWERDDASVGEIAGLRPVAAKLGVDPERFVALLDGAEIRGELASETDKALQRGVFGAPTFFVGEEMFWGKDRMDFIDEELASPSPPRARDAQPEWPDV, encoded by the coding sequence ATGAGCAAGACCATCGAGTTCCACTGGGACCTCGGCAGCACCAACAGCTACTTTGCCCTCCATCTGATCAAGCCGGTGGCGCGAAAGCACGGCGCAACGGTCGTGCCGCACCCCTTCAATCTCGGCTATGTCTTCCGCAAGCAGAACTACGTGCTGATGGAGGAGCCGAAGGCCAAGCTGCGCAACCGCAGGATCGACCTGATGCGCTGGGCGAGACGCCATGGTCTGCCTTTCCGCATGCCGACCAAGTTTCCGATGAAGACCAGCGCTGCCCTGCGCGGTGCGCTCGCCATGCGACGCTTCGGCAGGGAGTGGGAATTCATGGAGGAGATCTTCTCGGCTTACTGGGAGCGCGACGACGCCTCGGTGGGAGAGATCGCCGGGCTGCGCCCTGTCGCCGCCAAGCTGGGCGTCGATCCTGAACGCTTCGTCGCCCTTCTCGACGGGGCCGAGATTCGTGGCGAGCTTGCCTCGGAGACGGACAAGGCGCTGCAGCGCGGTGTTTTCGGCGCGCCCACCTTCTTCGTGGGCGAGGAGATGTTCTGGGGCAAGGATCGGATGGACTTCATCGACGAGGAGCTCGCCTCGCCGAGCCCGCCGCGAGCGCGTGACGCACAACCCGAATGGCCGGACGTGTAG
- a CDS encoding catalase: protein MTENKLTTAAGAPVVDNQNSMSAGRRGPLLLQDVWLLEKLAHFDREVIPERRMHAKGSGAYGTFTVTHDITKYTRAKIFSAVGKKTDLFARFTTVAGERGAADAERDIRGFAVKFYTEEGNWDMVGNNTPVFFLRDPLKFPDLNHAVKRDPRTNMRSARNNWDFWTSLPEALHQVTIVMSDRGIPASYRHMHGFGSHTFSFINRDNERFWVKFHFRCQQGIRNLTDAEAEAIIGKDRESHQRDLYESLEKKEFPKWALKIQVMPEKDASKVPYNPFDLTKVWPHKDYPLIDVGVMELDRNPENFFAEVEQSAFNPANVVPGIGFSPDKMLQARLFSYGDAQRYRLGVNHHLIPVNAARCPVHSYHRDGQMRVDGNYGGTVGYQPNSFGQWQEQPDFREPPLSIEGAADHWNHREDSDYFSQPGALFRLMTPGQQQALFANTGRAMAGVPDGIKARHIGNCLKADPAYGKGVAAALGVAPGDVSKIATD from the coding sequence ATGACCGAGAACAAGCTGACCACCGCGGCGGGCGCGCCCGTCGTCGACAATCAGAACTCGATGTCCGCCGGCCGGCGCGGACCGCTGCTGCTCCAGGACGTCTGGCTGCTCGAGAAGCTCGCCCACTTCGACCGCGAGGTCATCCCGGAGCGGCGCATGCATGCCAAGGGATCCGGCGCCTACGGGACCTTCACCGTTACCCACGACATTACGAAGTATACGCGGGCGAAGATCTTCTCTGCGGTCGGCAAGAAGACCGACCTGTTTGCGCGCTTCACGACGGTCGCGGGCGAACGGGGCGCCGCCGACGCCGAGCGCGACATCCGCGGCTTCGCCGTCAAGTTCTATACCGAGGAAGGCAACTGGGACATGGTCGGCAACAACACGCCGGTCTTCTTCCTGCGCGATCCGCTGAAATTCCCAGATCTCAATCATGCGGTGAAGCGCGATCCGCGGACGAACATGCGCAGCGCGCGGAACAACTGGGACTTCTGGACCTCGCTGCCGGAGGCGCTGCACCAGGTCACGATCGTGATGAGCGATCGCGGCATTCCGGCGAGCTACCGCCATATGCACGGGTTCGGCAGCCATACCTTCAGCTTCATCAATCGCGACAACGAGCGCTTCTGGGTCAAGTTCCACTTCCGCTGCCAGCAGGGCATCCGGAACCTGACCGATGCCGAAGCGGAAGCGATCATCGGCAAGGACCGCGAAAGCCATCAGCGCGATCTCTACGAGTCGCTGGAGAAGAAGGAGTTCCCGAAGTGGGCGCTGAAGATCCAGGTCATGCCCGAGAAGGATGCCTCGAAGGTGCCGTACAACCCGTTCGATCTCACGAAGGTATGGCCGCACAAGGACTATCCCTTGATCGATGTCGGCGTGATGGAGCTCGATCGCAATCCCGAGAACTTCTTTGCCGAGGTCGAGCAGTCGGCCTTCAATCCGGCCAACGTCGTGCCGGGCATCGGCTTCTCGCCCGACAAGATGCTGCAGGCGCGTCTGTTCTCCTACGGCGACGCGCAACGCTACCGGCTCGGCGTCAACCATCATCTGATTCCGGTCAATGCCGCCCGTTGTCCGGTGCACAGCTATCACCGCGACGGCCAGATGCGCGTCGATGGCAACTACGGCGGCACGGTCGGCTATCAGCCGAACAGCTTCGGCCAGTGGCAGGAACAGCCCGACTTCCGCGAGCCGCCGCTGTCGATCGAAGGCGCGGCCGACCACTGGAACCACCGCGAGGACAGCGACTATTTCTCGCAGCCCGGCGCGTTGTTCCGGCTGATGACGCCCGGGCAACAGCAGGCGCTTTTCGCCAATACCGGCCGCGCGATGGCCGGCGTGCCCGACGGGATCAAGGCCCGGCACATCGGGAACTGCCTCAAGGCCGATCCGGCCTACGGCAAGGGGGTGGCCGCCGCGCTCGGCGTCGCGCCGGGCGACGTGTCCAAGATCGCCACCGATTGA